The following proteins are co-located in the Lusitaniella coriacea LEGE 07157 genome:
- a CDS encoding acetyltransferase, which yields MFLQHKPSGGLVEILTLDRLCDPCQDKIAGQLHAGEEMQDPESFDKTELIFPSGEPLPVCWLNPNYRSENVV from the coding sequence ATGTTCTTACAGCACAAACCCAGTGGCGGATTAGTGGAAATCTTAACACTCGATCGCTTATGCGACCCTTGCCAAGATAAAATCGCGGGGCAACTTCACGCAGGAGAAGAGATGCAAGACCCCGAAAGTTTTGACAAAACCGAGTTAATTTTTCCCTCTGGCGAACCGTTACCTGTTTGTTGGTTAAATCCCAATTATCGCTCCGAGAATGTGGTTTAA
- a CDS encoding 4a-hydroxytetrahydrobiopterin dehydratase, with amino-acid sequence MSAEKLSHDDILRAIAHLEGWAIVEGKLHKDFKFDNFIKAFGFMSQVAILAEKMEHHPEWSNVYNKVTIDLTTHDADGISQKDLDLAKQINEL; translated from the coding sequence ATGAGCGCCGAAAAGTTGAGCCATGATGACATTTTACGCGCGATCGCGCACCTTGAAGGTTGGGCAATTGTTGAAGGAAAACTCCACAAAGACTTCAAGTTTGACAACTTCATTAAAGCTTTCGGATTTATGAGTCAAGTTGCCATTCTTGCCGAAAAAATGGAGCATCACCCAGAATGGTCTAATGTCTACAATAAAGTCACGATCGATTTAACGACTCACGATGCTGATGGAATTAGCCAAAAAGACCTTGATTTAGCAAAACAGATTAACGAATTGTAG
- a CDS encoding CHASE2 domain-containing protein: MWTQLKQQFWQGRAVALTTFSIAGFVLALRWAGGLQFLELTALDRFFRWRLPEAVESRVVIVAIEEADIQAQGKWPIPDRAIAQLLDKIKSKNPSAIGLDLIRDLPVEPGNEELNEVFASTPNLFGIEKVIGGAYGATIAPPPQLAEQNRVGAIDLLLDRDGKVRRGLLAITLEDGQTKESLAARLALKYLEDRGIEQEVVDGDAGEVKLGKALFTPLNANDGGYVRIDPRGYQLLLNFRRRSCTQEPCSRFPTVSMSEVLEDRLPPDFLAETGGTGFEGRIVLIGSTAPSLQDRFFTVYENPLAGVEIHGELTDLILSAALDGRPLMQMWSEPLEVLWIVVWSGVGAISIWVLRRMRWKLVGFVALGGGLALGSFGAFQAGWWLPVVPALMGFMGSGIAIAGYQLYLEQKERQTMMNLLGQQVSPKIAQQVWRDREQLLKEGQILGQKMVVTVLFSDLKGFTTITENIDPETLMFWLNDYMKAMSQIVLDCDGIIDKFIGDAIMAVFGVPIPRTTEEEIAQDAQNAVCCAMKMAEKLKQLNQEWYEKGFPTTAMRIGIATGVVVAGSLGSQQRLNYTIVGDSANVAARLESFDKSLDGGICRILISEQTHDYLHAQFPSQLIGLAQLKGRKQPMNVYQVPIK, translated from the coding sequence GTGTGGACGCAATTGAAACAGCAATTTTGGCAAGGGCGCGCTGTCGCTCTCACAACCTTTAGTATTGCAGGCTTCGTTCTGGCATTGCGTTGGGCGGGGGGGTTGCAGTTTTTGGAGTTAACGGCATTAGATCGATTTTTTCGCTGGCGTTTGCCCGAAGCGGTGGAGTCGCGCGTTGTTATTGTTGCCATTGAGGAAGCGGATATTCAAGCCCAAGGAAAGTGGCCGATTCCCGATCGCGCGATCGCGCAATTGCTCGATAAAATTAAATCCAAGAATCCCAGCGCCATTGGGTTGGATCTGATTCGCGATTTACCCGTCGAACCGGGAAATGAGGAATTAAACGAGGTCTTTGCCTCGACTCCTAATTTATTTGGTATTGAAAAAGTGATTGGCGGTGCTTACGGCGCAACGATTGCCCCGCCGCCTCAATTAGCAGAACAAAATCGAGTGGGCGCGATCGATCTGTTGCTCGATAGAGATGGGAAAGTGCGTCGAGGATTGCTCGCCATCACCCTAGAAGACGGTCAAACCAAAGAGAGTTTAGCGGCGCGATTGGCGCTGAAATATCTTGAAGATCGAGGTATCGAGCAAGAAGTCGTTGATGGGGACGCGGGGGAGGTGAAGTTAGGGAAAGCCCTCTTTACCCCCCTCAATGCCAACGATGGTGGCTATGTGCGTATTGACCCACGAGGTTATCAATTATTGTTGAATTTTCGCCGTCGTTCTTGCACGCAGGAACCCTGTTCTCGGTTTCCCACGGTTTCTATGAGCGAGGTGTTAGAGGATCGATTGCCCCCAGATTTCCTGGCTGAGACGGGAGGGACAGGATTTGAGGGGCGGATCGTTTTGATCGGTTCGACAGCTCCTAGCCTTCAGGATCGCTTTTTCACGGTCTATGAGAATCCCTTAGCGGGGGTTGAAATTCACGGAGAACTGACCGATCTCATTCTCAGTGCTGCCTTAGACGGACGACCTTTAATGCAGATGTGGTCGGAACCGTTGGAGGTGTTGTGGATTGTTGTTTGGTCGGGAGTTGGGGCAATTTCGATTTGGGTTTTGCGGCGAATGCGCTGGAAACTGGTTGGTTTTGTCGCATTGGGGGGCGGTCTTGCGTTGGGTTCTTTTGGAGCATTCCAAGCAGGGTGGTGGCTGCCAGTGGTGCCTGCGCTGATGGGGTTTATGGGTTCGGGAATCGCGATCGCGGGCTATCAACTTTATCTCGAACAAAAAGAGCGTCAAACCATGATGAATCTTTTGGGACAGCAAGTTTCCCCTAAAATTGCCCAACAGGTATGGCGCGATCGCGAACAATTGCTCAAAGAAGGACAAATCCTCGGTCAGAAAATGGTTGTCACCGTTCTCTTTAGCGATCTCAAAGGCTTTACCACCATCACCGAAAACATCGATCCCGAAACCTTAATGTTCTGGCTCAACGACTACATGAAAGCCATGTCCCAAATCGTTCTTGATTGCGACGGAATTATCGACAAGTTTATCGGCGATGCCATCATGGCTGTTTTTGGCGTTCCCATTCCCCGCACCACAGAAGAAGAAATCGCCCAAGATGCTCAAAACGCCGTGTGCTGCGCTATGAAGATGGCAGAGAAACTCAAACAGCTCAATCAAGAATGGTACGAGAAAGGATTTCCCACAACCGCAATGCGAATTGGGATTGCCACTGGAGTTGTCGTGGCGGGAAGTTTGGGCAGCCAGCAGCGCTTGAATTATACGATCGTTGGCGATAGCGCCAATGTTGCCGCGCGGTTGGAAAGTTTTGATAAATCCCTTGATGGCGGAATTTGTCGCATTCTTATTAGCGAGCAAACTCACGACTATCTTCACGCTCAATTTCCCTCTCAATTGATTGGTTTGGCACAACTCAAAGGACGGAAACAGCCGATGAATGTTTATCAAGTTCCCATTAAATAA
- the clpP gene encoding ATP-dependent Clp endopeptidase proteolytic subunit ClpP, whose translation MPQTRYNQKETGQDVNPMIPTVIETSGRGERAFDIYSRLLRERIVFLGQQVNDEIANLIVAQLLFLEAEDPEKDIYLYINSPGGSVYAGLGIFDTMNQIRPDVSTICVGLAASMGAFLLSAGEKGKRMSLPHSRIMIHQPLGGAQGQATDIEIQAKEILYLKDLLNGHLATATEQPLERIEVDTDRDFFMSSEEAKDYGLVDQVINRRPSATNPPQ comes from the coding sequence ATCCCCCAGACTCGTTACAATCAGAAGGAAACCGGACAGGATGTAAACCCCATGATACCTACCGTTATTGAAACCTCTGGTCGTGGCGAACGCGCCTTTGACATCTACTCTCGACTCCTCAGAGAACGCATTGTGTTTCTCGGACAGCAAGTCAACGACGAAATCGCCAACTTAATTGTCGCTCAACTCCTCTTCCTCGAAGCCGAAGACCCAGAAAAAGACATTTACCTCTACATCAACTCTCCTGGAGGCTCTGTTTACGCAGGATTGGGAATTTTTGATACTATGAATCAGATTCGTCCCGATGTTTCCACCATTTGTGTGGGTTTAGCTGCCAGTATGGGCGCTTTTCTGCTCAGTGCAGGAGAAAAAGGCAAGCGTATGAGTCTTCCCCACTCCCGCATCATGATTCACCAACCCCTCGGCGGCGCACAAGGACAAGCCACCGATATTGAAATCCAAGCCAAAGAAATTCTCTACCTCAAAGACTTACTCAACGGACATCTTGCTACCGCCACTGAACAACCGTTAGAACGTATTGAAGTCGATACAGACCGCGATTTCTTCATGTCTTCTGAAGAAGCAAAAGACTACGGGTTAGTTGACCAGGTGATTAATCGTCGTCCTTCAGCGACGAATCCACCGCAATAG
- the thyD gene encoding thylakoid membrane protein ThyD, whose amino-acid sequence MKVVVTGATGFVGSRLVEKLQANGDRVLVLTRNPQKAQKVFPPAAFPQVEIASYSPTESGNWQSAIAGYDGVVHLAGHPIAEDRWTPEVKEKILKSRQLGTQKIVEAIAQANPKPQVLVNASAVGYYGTSETATFDETSSPGNDFLAEVCQTWEAKAQKVKDSGVRLVILRFGIVLGDGGALAKMLPPFKLFAGGPLGSGRQWFSWIHREDLVDLILEALKNPSMAGIFNGTAPNPVRVTQLCETLGEVLNRPSWLPVPSFALELLLGDGAKVVLEGQNVLPKATQATGFKYQYPTLKSALKEIV is encoded by the coding sequence ATGAAAGTCGTCGTAACGGGTGCAACAGGATTTGTCGGCAGTCGTTTAGTAGAAAAATTACAAGCTAACGGAGATCGCGTTCTCGTCCTGACCCGCAACCCCCAAAAAGCCCAAAAAGTGTTTCCCCCTGCTGCATTTCCCCAGGTAGAAATTGCTAGTTATAGCCCAACAGAATCGGGAAATTGGCAAAGCGCGATCGCGGGTTACGATGGAGTCGTTCACCTTGCAGGACATCCCATCGCAGAAGATCGTTGGACTCCGGAAGTCAAAGAAAAAATTCTCAAAAGTCGCCAACTCGGCACTCAAAAAATTGTCGAAGCCATTGCCCAGGCGAATCCTAAACCCCAAGTTCTCGTCAACGCTTCCGCCGTTGGTTACTACGGAACCAGCGAAACCGCAACTTTCGACGAAACCAGTTCCCCCGGTAACGATTTTCTCGCCGAAGTGTGCCAAACCTGGGAAGCTAAAGCCCAAAAAGTAAAAGATTCAGGCGTTCGCCTCGTCATCCTGCGCTTTGGCATCGTCCTTGGAGATGGCGGCGCATTGGCAAAAATGCTTCCCCCCTTCAAACTCTTTGCTGGCGGGCCCCTCGGAAGCGGACGGCAATGGTTTTCCTGGATTCACCGAGAGGACTTAGTTGACCTCATCCTAGAAGCCCTCAAAAACCCCAGCATGGCTGGAATATTCAACGGAACCGCCCCCAACCCCGTGCGCGTGACTCAACTCTGTGAAACCCTTGGAGAGGTCTTGAATCGCCCTTCGTGGTTGCCCGTTCCCAGTTTTGCCCTCGAACTCCTCCTTGGAGATGGCGCAAAAGTCGTGCTAGAAGGTCAAAACGTCTTGCCAAAAGCAACCCAAGCAACGGGTTTCAAGTATCAATATCCCACCCTAAAATCTGCTCTAAAAGAGATTGTGTAG
- the petM gene encoding cytochrome b6-f complex subunit PetM — MTADELLFNSALLSSTLVMIGLGLGFLILKIQGGEAE, encoded by the coding sequence ATGACCGCAGACGAACTTCTCTTTAATTCCGCCCTCTTATCTTCCACTCTCGTTATGATTGGTTTGGGACTCGGTTTTTTGATTCTTAAAATTCAAGGCGGCGAAGCAGAATAA
- a CDS encoding Uma2 family endonuclease gives MVQQLNPSKIIYPDSDGQPMSDNTQQFQWIVVIKENLEILFADNPKVFVAGDLLWYPVEGDNKTRQAPDIMVAIGRPKGDRGSYRQWEEGDIAPQVVFEILSPGNRLKEMTKKFKFYERYGVEEYYIYDPDRVDLAGWLRGEEGLEAIEEMNGWISPRLAIRFEEGEEGLTLYYPNGRKFLTSVELNQRAELAEERAEMAESRLAVLADKLRELGIDPETL, from the coding sequence ATGGTTCAACAACTCAATCCCTCCAAAATTATCTATCCCGACAGCGACGGACAACCGATGTCAGATAATACCCAACAATTTCAATGGATTGTCGTCATCAAAGAGAATCTAGAAATTTTGTTTGCGGATAATCCCAAGGTTTTCGTTGCGGGGGATTTGTTGTGGTATCCCGTAGAGGGCGATAATAAAACCCGTCAGGCTCCCGATATCATGGTCGCGATCGGTCGTCCGAAAGGCGATCGCGGCTCTTACCGACAATGGGAAGAAGGAGATATTGCACCCCAAGTAGTTTTTGAAATTCTCTCGCCGGGAAATCGTCTCAAAGAAATGACCAAAAAGTTCAAATTCTACGAGCGCTATGGCGTGGAAGAGTACTATATTTACGACCCCGATCGCGTGGATTTAGCCGGATGGTTGCGCGGGGAAGAAGGGTTAGAAGCAATTGAAGAGATGAATGGTTGGATAAGTCCCCGGTTGGCAATTCGATTCGAGGAAGGAGAGGAAGGGTTAACCCTTTACTACCCCAACGGGCGCAAATTTCTCACTTCCGTGGAGTTGAACCAACGAGCGGAACTGGCAGAAGAAAGAGCAGAAATGGCGGAATCTCGCCTCGCTGTGTTAGCAGACAAGCTACGAGAATTAGGGATCGATCCAGAGACGTTGTAG
- a CDS encoding DNA-3-methyladenine glycosylase family protein — protein MKTLHHPFSKPSLDALKASDPILGKLIEQLGARNLPPPKQNPDIFSVLVRAIIGQQISAAAAKTIYQRLLNCYKGSSFTPQTLYDTPEERLRSVGISQKKIVYLKDLAAKMLDGLPTFGQLEAMEDEAIIETLTQVKGVGRWTVQMLLIFTLGRLDVLPVGDLGLRKAIQQLYALETLPKPKMVEEIAQPWQPYRSIAFWYLWRSLGI, from the coding sequence ATGAAAACACTCCATCACCCCTTCTCTAAACCATCCCTTGACGCACTCAAAGCTTCAGACCCCATTCTGGGCAAGCTCATCGAACAGTTAGGCGCTCGCAACTTGCCCCCTCCAAAGCAGAATCCCGATATCTTCTCCGTCCTGGTTCGCGCGATTATCGGTCAGCAAATTTCGGCGGCAGCGGCGAAAACTATCTATCAGCGATTGCTCAACTGTTATAAGGGTTCTTCCTTCACCCCTCAAACCCTCTACGATACGCCAGAAGAACGTCTGCGTAGTGTGGGAATTTCCCAGAAAAAGATCGTCTATCTCAAGGATTTAGCAGCAAAAATGCTGGATGGATTGCCCACATTTGGCCAATTAGAGGCGATGGAGGACGAAGCGATTATCGAGACGCTCACCCAGGTTAAAGGAGTTGGTCGCTGGACGGTGCAGATGTTGCTAATTTTCACCCTCGGTCGATTAGACGTACTGCCTGTTGGCGACCTGGGACTTCGCAAGGCAATTCAGCAGTTATACGCTTTGGAAACGCTGCCCAAACCCAAAATGGTGGAAGAAATCGCTCAACCGTGGCAGCCCTACCGCAGCATTGCATTTTGGTATCTGTGGCGCAGTTTGGGAATTTAG
- the psb28 gene encoding photosystem II reaction center protein Psb28, whose protein sequence is MTNPTPSIEFFSGVSEELSNVRLRRNKNTGVRGVLMIFEKLKALERFNSFRKESTGDLRLIDAEGEISVAPSGVRFIFGGDEGDELQRVECDFEIERDDHWQRFMRFMNRYAEANGMEYSDKK, encoded by the coding sequence ATGACAAATCCCACCCCTTCTATTGAGTTTTTTTCAGGTGTTTCTGAAGAATTAAGCAATGTTCGCTTACGTCGCAATAAAAACACGGGGGTTCGCGGCGTATTAATGATTTTTGAAAAGCTCAAAGCTCTAGAACGATTCAACAGTTTTAGAAAAGAATCCACCGGAGACTTACGCCTTATTGACGCTGAAGGCGAAATTAGCGTCGCGCCCTCTGGAGTTCGATTCATTTTTGGGGGAGATGAAGGAGACGAACTTCAGCGTGTCGAGTGCGATTTTGAAATCGAACGGGACGATCATTGGCAGCGATTTATGCGGTTTATGAACCGCTACGCTGAAGCAAATGGCATGGAATATAGCGATAAAAAATAA
- a CDS encoding M16 family metallopeptidase, with amino-acid sequence MTAIQTQNPALNAPRVRKFPNGLTVVAEQMPVDAVNLNVWLNVGSALEPDSINGMAHFLEHMVFKGTPRLEIGEFERLIEERGARTNAATSQEYTHYYITTAPQDFATLAPLQMDVVLNPSINDEAFERERFVVLEEIRRSEDSPSRRTFYRAMETCFERLPYRRPVLGPADVIERLVPQQMRDFHTQWYQPTSMTAAVVGNLSAEELIGIVSDAFEELHQPKANVASVSPFAQTLNSEPAFPEIVRREYEDSQLQQARLVMMWRVPGMGQLEETYALDVLAAILSGGKMSRLFRDLREERKLVTSIGVSNMTKGLQGAFYISARLQAENLAVVEQAIIEHIRRCQEELVDSSEIKRIRTQVANRFIFGNERPSSRANLYGYYHSQLGDLEPAFTYPTRIQSVEATDVQAAARRYLSPEAYGVVILRPKTQS; translated from the coding sequence ATGACTGCTATACAAACCCAAAATCCAGCATTGAATGCTCCAAGGGTTCGCAAATTCCCCAACGGATTGACCGTGGTTGCCGAACAAATGCCCGTCGATGCTGTTAATCTCAACGTTTGGCTAAATGTTGGTTCTGCTCTCGAACCGGATTCGATTAATGGGATGGCGCACTTCCTCGAACATATGGTTTTTAAGGGTACGCCGAGGCTAGAAATTGGGGAATTCGAGCGGTTAATTGAAGAACGCGGCGCTCGTACCAACGCCGCAACCAGTCAAGAATATACCCATTACTACATCACGACAGCACCCCAGGATTTTGCGACATTAGCGCCTTTACAAATGGATGTTGTCCTCAATCCCAGCATTAATGATGAGGCATTTGAGCGAGAGCGCTTTGTAGTTCTTGAAGAAATTCGCCGTTCTGAAGATAGTCCCAGTCGTCGTACTTTTTACCGCGCAATGGAAACCTGTTTTGAGCGGTTACCCTATCGCCGTCCTGTATTGGGACCCGCCGATGTGATTGAACGGTTAGTACCGCAGCAAATGCGAGACTTCCACACGCAATGGTATCAACCCACTTCAATGACCGCTGCGGTTGTGGGAAATTTATCGGCTGAGGAGTTAATTGGGATTGTCAGCGATGCGTTTGAAGAGTTGCATCAACCTAAAGCAAATGTTGCCTCTGTCTCTCCCTTTGCTCAAACCTTGAATTCAGAACCCGCCTTTCCGGAAATTGTACGGCGAGAATATGAAGATTCGCAGTTGCAGCAAGCGCGTTTGGTGATGATGTGGCGCGTGCCGGGAATGGGTCAGCTTGAGGAAACCTATGCACTCGATGTACTCGCAGCGATTTTAAGTGGCGGTAAGATGTCGCGATTGTTCCGCGATTTGCGCGAGGAGCGAAAGTTGGTGACTTCTATTGGGGTCAGCAATATGACGAAAGGACTCCAGGGTGCGTTTTATATTAGCGCGCGCTTGCAGGCGGAGAATCTTGCGGTAGTGGAACAGGCAATTATCGAGCATATTCGTCGCTGCCAAGAGGAATTGGTGGATTCTTCGGAAATCAAGCGGATTCGGACTCAGGTGGCAAACCGTTTTATTTTTGGCAACGAACGACCCAGCAGTCGCGCCAATCTTTATGGCTACTATCATTCTCAACTGGGAGATTTGGAACCCGCATTCACATATCCAACTCGCATTCAGTCCGTTGAGGCAACTGACGTGCAAGCGGCAGCACGGCGCTATCTTTCTCCTGAAGCTTATGGGGTGGTCATTTTGCGACCGAAAACGCAGTCTTGA
- a CDS encoding ThiF family adenylyltransferase: MTIFFHEQLYRTPELMTRMRDFPVAICGAGALGANITETLARSGFGCLNIIDRDRVEERNLSTQPYYQSDIGAYKAKILANSLYRALGIAINAQTKELTASNCSSLLKESHLIVETFDNSTSRQIIKDHCHANTLPCLHVGLASDYAEIIWNDNYRVPSPANDDICDYPLARNLVLLTVAVACEAIAEFVATERQCSYTVTLKDLRIEPFA; the protein is encoded by the coding sequence ATGACAATCTTTTTCCACGAACAACTCTATCGCACCCCCGAACTCATGACACGAATGCGGGATTTTCCCGTCGCGATTTGCGGTGCGGGAGCATTAGGTGCAAATATAACTGAAACTCTTGCCCGTAGTGGATTTGGGTGTTTAAATATTATAGACCGCGATCGCGTGGAAGAACGCAACCTTTCCACCCAACCCTACTATCAATCCGATATTGGAGCTTATAAAGCCAAAATTCTCGCCAACAGCCTCTATCGCGCCTTGGGAATTGCCATCAACGCGCAAACCAAAGAACTCACCGCCTCCAACTGTTCCTCCCTTCTCAAAGAAAGTCATTTAATTGTAGAAACCTTTGACAACAGCACCTCCCGCCAAATCATCAAAGACCACTGCCACGCCAACACCCTTCCCTGTCTCCATGTGGGACTCGCCAGCGACTACGCAGAAATCATTTGGAACGACAACTATCGAGTTCCTTCCCCCGCCAATGACGACATTTGCGACTATCCTCTCGCGCGGAACCTCGTCCTGTTAACCGTTGCTGTCGCTTGCGAAGCGATCGCGGAATTTGTCGCAACTGAGCGACAATGCAGTTATACTGTCACCCTCAAAGACTTGCGTATCGAACCTTTCGCTTAA
- a CDS encoding glycogen debranching protein gives MTIWVNEQLDPSGLMYACIACCNEAVAKECHQSFENNLTSVQKEQGWIARLRVVESWDEVPVNSLKLSF, from the coding sequence ATGACAATTTGGGTAAACGAACAACTCGATCCTTCTGGTTTAATGTACGCTTGCATTGCTTGCTGTAATGAAGCCGTTGCCAAGGAATGTCACCAATCCTTTGAGAACAACCTAACCTCAGTGCAAAAGGAACAAGGCTGGATTGCGCGGTTGAGGGTAGTTGAATCCTGGGATGAGGTTCCTGTTAATTCTTTGAAATTGAGTTTTTAA
- a CDS encoding ABC transporter ATP-binding protein, producing the protein MLRIENLTKSYGSRLVLQGLNLHVRVGEIYGLLGSNGAGKTTTINILCNLLNADSGTIAINNQPVSKATRSLIGIAPQENLLYKSLSCAENLRFYGKIYGLKGKHLQQQVVLSLEAVNLGQRANSVVETLSGGMQRRLNIAVALVHQPKLIILDEPTTGLDIEARYEIWDLIRRLQRQGITILLTTHLLDEAERLCQRIGILKNGNILAEGTLEALKTRVKAEEIVTLKAADEKVLIDRANELGFVHRYYSDDLSFWMPKHLELAEIISCFEGIPLDSISRQPVRLEHIYLEVTKE; encoded by the coding sequence GTGCTGCGTATTGAAAACCTTACAAAGTCTTACGGTTCGCGCCTTGTTTTACAAGGATTGAATTTGCACGTTCGAGTGGGGGAGATTTACGGGTTGCTGGGTTCTAATGGTGCGGGTAAAACCACTACAATTAATATTCTGTGCAACTTATTAAATGCAGATAGCGGTACGATTGCGATTAACAATCAACCAGTTTCTAAAGCCACGCGATCGCTCATTGGCATTGCACCCCAAGAAAATTTACTCTACAAAAGCCTTTCCTGCGCGGAAAATCTGCGGTTTTACGGAAAAATTTACGGCTTGAAAGGCAAGCATTTGCAACAACAGGTTGTCCTGAGTTTGGAAGCAGTGAATTTAGGGCAACGAGCGAATAGTGTTGTTGAAACACTGAGTGGCGGAATGCAGCGTCGGTTGAATATTGCGGTGGCTCTGGTTCACCAACCCAAACTGATTATTTTAGACGAACCAACAACAGGTTTAGATATTGAAGCGCGGTATGAAATTTGGGATTTAATTCGGCGATTGCAACGCCAAGGAATTACGATTTTGTTGACAACTCATTTGTTGGATGAAGCCGAACGCCTCTGTCAGCGAATTGGGATTTTAAAAAATGGCAATATCTTAGCGGAAGGCACATTAGAAGCGCTGAAAACGCGAGTAAAGGCAGAAGAAATTGTTACCCTCAAAGCAGCAGATGAAAAAGTACTTATCGATCGCGCAAATGAATTAGGATTTGTACATCGCTACTATAGCGACGATTTGAGCTTCTGGATGCCCAAACATTTGGAGTTAGCAGAAATTATTTCCTGCTTTGAGGGAATCCCATTGGATTCGATTTCTCGACAACCCGTGCGCTTGGAACATATTTACCTTGAAGTGACTAAAGAATGA
- a CDS encoding HEAT repeat domain-containing protein, whose protein sequence is MNEDDLSVLDFDLDADFESPLDEIEPIESEPAAEPDPDAMLALLSSEDISQRIVAARAFSEIQDERAIVHLIRLLRDVCPLVRVSAAYGLGRNPSFDAAEALIHQLEKDWNGYVRKGIVWALGNCGDRAAIAPLTQALRMDIPAVRLWSASALAQLAKLEYNDIIAAIPPLIYGLRRDPIAAVRGNCAWAIGKLCRELPSNVVYATAIDALLETLVEDEDMGVTEDARSSLLSVGDPRGLQMIETLEKEGLV, encoded by the coding sequence ATGAATGAAGACGATCTCAGCGTACTCGATTTCGATCTGGATGCCGACTTTGAAAGCCCGCTTGATGAGATAGAGCCAATTGAGTCGGAACCAGCCGCCGAACCTGACCCTGATGCAATGCTGGCTCTGTTGTCCTCCGAAGACATATCGCAACGGATTGTTGCCGCGCGAGCATTCAGCGAAATTCAGGACGAGCGAGCAATTGTACACCTCATTCGTTTGCTGAGGGATGTTTGTCCCCTCGTTCGGGTCAGCGCTGCCTATGGTTTAGGGCGCAACCCCAGTTTTGACGCGGCAGAAGCCTTGATCCATCAGCTTGAGAAAGACTGGAATGGCTATGTTCGCAAAGGGATTGTTTGGGCGTTAGGGAATTGTGGGGACCGCGCGGCAATTGCACCCCTAACACAAGCCTTGAGAATGGATATTCCCGCAGTCCGCCTTTGGAGTGCCAGCGCCCTCGCACAATTGGCAAAACTTGAATACAACGACATCATTGCCGCAATTCCGCCCCTCATTTACGGGTTGCGACGCGATCCCATTGCCGCAGTTCGGGGAAACTGCGCTTGGGCGATTGGCAAACTCTGTCGAGAACTCCCCTCCAACGTCGTTTATGCCACCGCAATCGATGCCCTCCTTGAAACCCTCGTAGAAGATGAAGATATGGGCGTAACCGAAGATGCTCGCTCATCGCTATTGAGTGTCGGCGATCCCCGTGGCTTGCAAATGATTGAAACCTTAGAGAAAGAAGGATTAGTTTGA